A window of Mobiluncus massiliensis genomic DNA:
CTCAGTGGTGGAAAACCCGCGCACTTTCCCGGTGAGAGGATAAAAGCCCTGGCTGAACATGAGTTCCCGGTAGCGTTTTACGGCGCGGCGCGGCAGGGGGGAATGCATGGTGGGATACAGCCCGGAATAGTCGATGCCTTTAGCCACGACTGACCCCCTCCCTGCTGACGGTGACTGCCCCGCCATTATTCTGACATTATTGCAAAAAATCCGGTGCCGCTCCCTGACCGAGGGTCTCTACGCTGCTTTCACGGGTTTCTGGGTCCAAAGTGACGCGGTAGAACGCGGCGTGCAGGGCATCGGGAATTTCGGTTCCGGTAGCGGAAGTAATAAACACCTGGTCGGCCTGATCAATAGCCCACAGGAGGGCGGCGCGGCGCTGTTCATCGAGTTCGGCAAATACGTCATCTAACAGCAACACCGGGGCATCGGAAAAATTCTCGCGCAGCAAGGAAAACTCTGCCAGACGCAGACTCAAAGCATAGGACCAGGACTCGCCGTGCGAGGCAAATCCTTTGACCGGCAAGCCATGCAAGTGCAGCTCCAGTTCGTCACGATGCGGACCGACCAGGTTAACTCCACGCCGGGCCTCATCGGCGCGGCGCTGAATCAGGGCTTGGCGAAACGCGGCTGTCAATGAATCTGGGTCTGACCACAGGTTTTGCTGTTCATCTGGGGGCAGATCAAGGGTTTTCGTGACACTATCCGCATATGTTAGGCCCACCGGGGCGCTATGTCCGGCAATCCGGGCGTACACCTGGGGCAGATACTCGCCCAACTGGTTTACCACCCGCGCCCGTTCGCTCATGATTTCCACCGCCGCCGGCACCAGGGCATCGTCCCAGATAGACAGCTGGATTTCATCTATCGGCGCGCGACGTTTCGCCAAGTCTTTTAAGTAAGCTCCGCGTTGACGGGCGACTTTCGTGTATTCGCTCAACGCCCCGGCCAAGGTCGGACGCAGCTGGATAGCGATGCGGTCTAAGAATGTGCGGCGCGTAGCGGGATCGCCTTGGACCAGTTGC
This region includes:
- the recF gene encoding DNA replication/repair protein RecF; this encodes MFVSDLALDWFRSYRQVIVHFPAGTNVFFGANGQGKTNLLEAINYLAVLASHRIGTDAGLIFRETGDTADPSAPPRAGVIRARIHPGSDIADPEANGELLEMELLAGRANRAMINRHNVRPRALLGHLSTVLFAPEDLQLVQGDPATRRTFLDRIAIQLRPTLAGALSEYTKVARQRGAYLKDLAKRRAPIDEIQLSIWDDALVPAAVEIMSERARVVNQLGEYLPQVYARIAGHSAPVGLTYADSVTKTLDLPPDEQQNLWSDPDSLTAAFRQALIQRRADEARRGVNLVGPHRDELELHLHGLPVKGFASHGESWSYALSLRLAEFSLLRENFSDAPVLLLDDVFAELDEQRRAALLWAIDQADQVFITSATGTEIPDALHAAFYRVTLDPETRESSVETLGQGAAPDFLQ